The following are encoded in a window of Desulfuromonas sp. genomic DNA:
- a CDS encoding TatD family hydrolase, with protein MTETAPLVDTHAHLDSNQFRDDREEVIARAIEGGISHILTIGCDLESSRASVEIARSHPRVYAAVGIHPHDAAQADPAGLQEIASLVAENDKVVAVGEIGLDFYRDRSPRPLQREAFRRQIRLAREAGKPIIVHDRDSHGEVLQILQEENAAEVGGVLHCFSGDIALARACIGMGFYISFAGPLTYPRNEALREVARAIPADHMLVETDCPYLAPQPLRGKRNEPAHVRHTARTLAEVKGLTVADIARITNLNAHYLFGIGAVDQTAQIAYPIRNALYLNITNRCTNACTFCAKFKDYTVKGHHLRLEKEPTVQEIKRAIGEPGDWEEIVFCGYGEPLLRLELVKELAAWLKERGVRVRVNTDGQANLVHGRNILPELAGLVDAVSVSLNAPDGETYQRWCRSRFGVPAYEAVKEFLRLAGKHIPSVTATAVTLPGLDIEACRSVAKELGVEFREREYNEVG; from the coding sequence ATGACCGAAACAGCGCCCCTGGTCGATACTCACGCCCATCTGGACAGCAACCAGTTTCGCGATGACCGCGAGGAGGTGATCGCCCGCGCGATCGAAGGCGGAATCAGCCACATCCTGACCATCGGATGCGACCTGGAGAGTTCCCGGGCCAGCGTGGAGATCGCCCGCAGCCATCCCAGGGTCTATGCCGCCGTCGGCATTCACCCCCACGATGCGGCCCAGGCCGACCCGGCGGGACTGCAGGAAATTGCCAGCCTGGTAGCCGAAAACGACAAAGTGGTCGCCGTCGGGGAAATCGGTCTCGATTTCTACCGCGACCGCAGCCCCCGCCCTCTGCAGCGGGAGGCCTTTCGCCGGCAGATCCGCCTCGCCCGTGAAGCCGGCAAGCCGATAATCGTCCACGACCGGGATTCACACGGGGAGGTGCTGCAGATTCTCCAGGAGGAGAACGCCGCCGAGGTCGGGGGAGTCCTGCATTGTTTCAGCGGCGACATCGCCCTGGCAAGGGCCTGCATCGGGATGGGCTTCTACATCTCCTTCGCCGGACCCCTGACCTACCCCAGGAACGAGGCCCTGCGCGAGGTCGCCCGGGCGATCCCCGCCGACCACATGCTTGTTGAAACGGACTGCCCCTACCTCGCCCCCCAGCCCCTGCGGGGCAAGCGCAACGAACCGGCCCACGTACGCCATACCGCCAGGACCCTGGCCGAGGTCAAGGGCCTGACGGTGGCCGACATCGCCCGGATCACAAACCTCAACGCCCACTACCTGTTCGGCATCGGCGCGGTGGACCAGACCGCCCAGATCGCCTATCCCATCCGCAACGCCCTTTACCTCAACATCACCAACCGCTGCACCAACGCCTGTACCTTCTGCGCAAAGTTCAAGGACTACACCGTAAAGGGGCACCATCTCCGCCTGGAGAAGGAGCCCACGGTCCAGGAGATAAAGCGGGCCATCGGCGAACCGGGCGACTGGGAAGAAATCGTCTTCTGCGGATACGGCGAGCCCCTGCTGCGCCTGGAACTGGTCAAAGAACTGGCGGCGTGGCTCAAGGAGCGGGGGGTCCGGGTGCGGGTCAACACCGACGGGCAAGCCAACCTGGTCCACGGCCGCAACATCCTGCCCGAACTGGCCGGCCTGGTCGATGCCGTCTCCGTCTCCCTGAACGCGCCAGACGGGGAAACCTACCAGAGATGGTGCCGATCGCGTTTCGGAGTACCGGCGTACGAAGCCGTCAAGGAATTCCTGCGCCTCGCCGGGAAGCACATCCCCTCGGTGACCGCCACCGCGGTAACCCTGCCGGGGCTCGATATCGAGGCCTGCCGCTCGGTGGCAAAGGAACTGGGCGTGGAGTTTCGCGAGCGCGAATACAACGAGGTCGGCTAA
- a CDS encoding glucosaminidase domain-containing protein has product MALLALLSLPMVGCTEAPPAQAEVAAEQVAERPVPAPPASVSPADHRELKKFLASHGYDWDTLANGVPAFILEILPADLDRIPQLSEKKRIFFLSLLPMVLMANEEILSQREELIRLLELHQETGDLSAEQRAWIESLARSYRVSGDPLNAPGARKRLLKRVDIIPPSMALAQAANESGYGTSRFARLANNLFGEWTFSPGTGLVPKDRPAGSIYEVRRFATLYDSVRSYFRNINTHRAYSSLRKHRAEARAAGLPLRGIDLAEGLTLYSARKEAYVEEIRAIIRSNDLHSLATAALRNS; this is encoded by the coding sequence TTGGCTCTTCTGGCGCTCCTTTCACTGCCCATGGTCGGCTGTACCGAAGCCCCCCCCGCGCAGGCCGAGGTGGCCGCCGAACAGGTTGCGGAGAGGCCCGTTCCCGCGCCCCCGGCGAGTGTCTCGCCGGCCGACCACCGTGAATTGAAAAAATTCCTCGCCTCCCACGGTTACGACTGGGACACGCTGGCCAACGGCGTTCCCGCCTTCATCCTGGAAATCCTGCCCGCCGATCTCGACCGCATCCCCCAGCTCAGCGAAAAGAAAAGGATCTTCTTCCTCTCCCTGCTTCCCATGGTGCTCATGGCCAACGAGGAAATTCTTTCCCAGCGAGAGGAGTTGATCCGCCTCCTTGAGCTTCACCAGGAGACGGGGGACCTCTCCGCAGAGCAGCGCGCCTGGATCGAATCCCTGGCCCGGTCCTACCGGGTCTCCGGAGATCCGTTGAACGCCCCCGGAGCCAGGAAGAGGCTGTTGAAAAGGGTGGACATCATTCCTCCGTCCATGGCCCTGGCCCAGGCCGCCAATGAATCGGGCTACGGCACTTCGCGCTTCGCGCGCCTGGCCAACAACCTGTTCGGCGAATGGACCTTCTCCCCGGGAACCGGACTGGTCCCGAAGGACCGCCCCGCCGGCAGCATCTACGAAGTGCGCCGCTTCGCCACTCTCTACGATTCGGTCAGGTCCTATTTCCGCAACATCAACACCCACCGGGCCTACTCCTCCCTGCGCAAACACCGAGCCGAAGCCCGTGCCGCCGGCCTGCCCCTGCGCGGCATCGACCTCGCCGAGGGCCTGACCCTCTACTCGGCGCGGAAGGAGGCCTATGTGGAAGAGATCCGGGCCATCATCCGCAGCAACGACCTGCACTCCCTGGCCACCGCCGCCCTGCGCAATTCCTGA
- a CDS encoding HD domain-containing protein gives MTRDMSSAWSTRSWSCWSPTMGGGLSEEELDRGIDGLHRVIQLARASHSGQLRKSGEPYFFHPLRVAHLAARHWMDFASVNAALLHDVVEDTPVTLADVVSDFGDEVALLVNGLTKAIGAELSREDLKAETYRKQLLVAIEDVRVLCLKFWDRTDNLQTISALNPEKQSLIAEETRAVYVPLARHLGMGLVASRLDALSLTVLYPHRAARYQNAVKALMKEVEAPLRRIRSKIHGAFEQQKLPGLLKDRWRPFAVAAAQSMNRGFSSLYTLEIQVDRTMDAYLALGLLHSLFPPIPGKLRDHLNVPSQFGYQALKTTVQAGKYRMRVEVTTRKLARFNEAGVLAPGFEFRKNNFQELMRSLLEGESAFDTESLRLASASIQVYTPQGETRTLPEGSSALDFAFDIHEQLGLRAIRARINGQTRLLKSRLMDGDQVAIERADSPQVLPKWLEWAVTPKARNAIRRYLRSRVRKKP, from the coding sequence ACCGGGGCATCGACGGTCTTCACCGGGTCATTCAACTGGCCCGCGCCTCCCACTCCGGACAGTTGCGCAAATCAGGGGAGCCGTACTTTTTCCATCCCCTGCGGGTGGCCCACCTGGCGGCCCGGCATTGGATGGATTTCGCTTCGGTCAACGCGGCTCTTCTGCACGACGTGGTGGAGGATACCCCGGTCACCCTGGCCGACGTGGTATCGGATTTCGGCGACGAGGTGGCCCTTCTGGTGAACGGGCTGACCAAGGCCATCGGGGCCGAACTCAGCCGGGAAGACCTGAAGGCGGAGACGTACCGCAAACAGCTTCTGGTGGCCATCGAGGACGTTCGGGTCCTTTGCCTCAAGTTCTGGGACCGGACCGACAACCTCCAGACGATCAGCGCCCTCAATCCCGAAAAACAGTCGCTTATTGCCGAAGAGACCCGCGCTGTCTACGTTCCGCTGGCCCGCCACCTCGGCATGGGCCTGGTCGCCTCTCGGCTCGACGCCCTTTCTCTCACCGTTCTCTACCCTCACCGGGCTGCCCGCTACCAAAATGCCGTCAAGGCGCTCATGAAGGAAGTCGAAGCCCCCTTGAGGAGGATTCGCTCCAAGATCCATGGCGCCTTCGAGCAGCAAAAGCTACCCGGGTTGCTGAAGGACCGCTGGCGCCCCTTCGCCGTCGCCGCAGCCCAATCGATGAACCGCGGTTTTTCCTCCCTTTACACTCTGGAGATCCAGGTCGACCGGACCATGGACGCCTATCTGGCACTCGGGCTTCTGCACAGCCTCTTCCCGCCCATCCCCGGGAAGTTGCGCGACCACCTCAACGTCCCCTCCCAGTTCGGCTACCAGGCCCTCAAGACGACGGTCCAGGCGGGCAAGTACCGCATGCGCGTTGAGGTGACGACCCGCAAGTTGGCCCGGTTCAACGAGGCCGGGGTTCTCGCGCCGGGCTTCGAGTTCCGCAAGAACAATTTCCAGGAGTTGATGCGGTCCCTTCTGGAGGGGGAGTCGGCCTTCGATACCGAGAGCCTGCGCCTGGCCTCCGCCTCCATCCAGGTCTATACCCCGCAAGGAGAAACGCGCACCCTTCCCGAGGGGAGCAGCGCCCTCGATTTCGCCTTCGACATTCACGAGCAACTCGGTCTGCGCGCCATCCGGGCCCGCATCAATGGCCAGACCCGGCTGCTCAAATCCCGCCTGATGGACGGCGACCAGGTTGCCATTGAACGGGCGGACTCCCCCCAGGTTCTTCCCAAATGGCTCGAATGGGCGGTCACCCCGAAGGCTCGCAACGCCATCCGCCGCTATCTCCGCAGTCGGGTCCGGAAAAAGCCGTAG
- the metG gene encoding methionine--tRNA ligase — MPKRFYVSTPIYYVNDVPHIGHAYTTLACDVLARYKRACGLEVFFLTGTDEHGQKVEKAAQAGGETPLELADRVVKRFQALWDKLDISNTDFIRTTQERHKKGVSELFKIIEAKGDIYLGEYEDWYCTPCETFWTETQLLDGCCPDCGRPTDRLKEESFFFRMSKYQDALVKHIEEHPDFIQPKSRRNEILNFIKEGLRDLSISRTTFSWGIPVPSKEGHVLYVWFDALTNYITALGYPEDQEGHFADFWPGDVHVIGKDILRFHTVYWPTFLMAAGLPLPKRVFAHGWWTVEGQKMSKSLRNVVEPNMLIDKYGVDPIRYFLLREVPFGLDGDFSHSALVHRINSDLANDLGNLVSRSTAMIGKYFKGVLPSPVENADTDEAFIGRFPKALKSVDTQMNDLSFHKALQSIWELIRAANKYIDDTAPWTLAKDPEQAERLGTVMYNLLEAQRLIALLISPFLPGTAQSILSILGAQTGEAPLVSDTAWGGLKPGTVIEKAPPLFPRIETD; from the coding sequence ATGCCGAAGCGATTCTATGTCAGCACCCCTATTTACTACGTCAATGACGTGCCCCACATCGGCCACGCCTACACCACCCTCGCCTGCGATGTGCTCGCCCGCTACAAAAGAGCCTGCGGCCTCGAGGTCTTCTTTCTCACCGGTACCGACGAGCACGGCCAGAAGGTGGAAAAAGCCGCCCAGGCCGGGGGCGAAACCCCCCTCGAACTGGCCGACCGCGTGGTCAAGCGCTTCCAGGCCCTGTGGGACAAGCTCGACATATCGAACACGGATTTTATCCGCACCACCCAGGAGCGCCACAAAAAGGGCGTCTCCGAGCTGTTCAAGATCATCGAGGCCAAAGGCGACATCTACCTGGGGGAGTACGAGGACTGGTACTGCACGCCCTGCGAAACCTTCTGGACCGAAACCCAACTGCTCGACGGCTGCTGCCCCGACTGCGGCCGCCCGACGGACCGGCTAAAGGAGGAGTCCTTCTTTTTCCGCATGAGCAAATACCAGGACGCCTTGGTCAAGCACATCGAAGAGCATCCGGACTTCATCCAGCCCAAGAGCCGCCGCAACGAGATCCTCAACTTCATCAAGGAGGGGCTGAGGGATCTTTCCATCTCCCGCACCACCTTCTCCTGGGGCATACCGGTCCCCAGCAAGGAAGGACACGTCCTCTACGTCTGGTTCGACGCCCTGACCAACTACATTACGGCCCTTGGCTACCCCGAAGACCAGGAAGGGCACTTCGCCGACTTCTGGCCCGGGGACGTCCATGTTATCGGCAAGGACATCCTGCGCTTCCATACCGTCTACTGGCCCACGTTCCTGATGGCGGCCGGGCTGCCCCTGCCCAAGAGGGTCTTCGCCCACGGATGGTGGACGGTGGAGGGGCAGAAGATGAGCAAGAGCCTGCGCAACGTGGTCGAGCCGAATATGCTCATCGACAAGTACGGGGTCGACCCGATCCGCTACTTCCTGCTGCGGGAAGTCCCCTTCGGCCTGGACGGCGACTTTTCCCACAGCGCCCTCGTGCACCGGATCAATTCCGACCTGGCCAACGACCTGGGCAACCTGGTCAGCCGCAGCACCGCGATGATCGGCAAGTACTTCAAGGGGGTCCTGCCCTCTCCGGTGGAAAATGCGGACACGGACGAGGCCTTCATCGGCCGCTTCCCCAAAGCGCTGAAGAGCGTTGACACCCAGATGAACGACTTGTCCTTCCACAAGGCCCTCCAGTCCATCTGGGAGTTGATCAGAGCCGCCAACAAATACATCGACGACACCGCTCCCTGGACCCTGGCCAAGGATCCGGAGCAGGCCGAACGCCTCGGCACCGTCATGTACAACCTTCTGGAGGCCCAGCGCCTCATCGCGCTGCTGATCTCCCCCTTCCTGCCCGGCACCGCCCAGAGCATCCTCTCTATTCTCGGCGCCCAGACCGGGGAGGCTCCCCTGGTCAGCGACACGGCCTGGGGAGGCCTGAAGCCCGGCACGGTCATCGAGAAGGCGCCCCCCCTCTTCCCCCGCATCGAAACCGATTGA
- a CDS encoding polysaccharide deacetylase family protein, which translates to MRFPISFVAIFRTLACLGLFLALYLQAFAASATAGQANIFIYHRFGEARYPSTNIALDVFSAQLRELREGDYSVLPLGEVVDRLRSGDPLPERCACLTVDDAFRSFLSGAMPLLRRHGFPVTLFVNTDAVGTPGYLDWDELRALAREGVEIGNHSASHAYLVENLPGEDDKAWRERVGGDLIRAQRQLERELGGTSRLFAYPYGEYSPGLLEVVRDLGFSGAAAQQSGVAAHGADLFTLPRFPMGGAYATLEGFRDKLAMRHLAVKVVSPVSPIIGAEDPPVLIVEIPVGEVDLSRLRCFVQGQGEARISRDPAAPGRFRVQALQLLSGRRNKYTLTAPSLDGRRWYWFSQLWVRRGTVER; encoded by the coding sequence TTGCGATTCCCGATCTCCTTTGTGGCCATTTTCCGCACCCTGGCCTGCCTCGGGCTTTTTCTGGCCCTATATCTCCAGGCCTTCGCCGCATCTGCAACAGCAGGTCAGGCCAACATCTTCATATACCACCGCTTCGGCGAGGCCCGCTACCCCTCGACCAACATTGCCCTCGATGTCTTTTCCGCCCAGCTACGGGAGCTTCGGGAGGGGGACTATTCCGTTCTGCCCCTCGGAGAGGTTGTGGATCGGTTGCGCTCCGGAGACCCCCTGCCGGAACGCTGCGCCTGCCTGACCGTGGACGACGCTTTTCGGAGCTTCCTTTCGGGGGCCATGCCTCTGCTGCGGCGCCATGGCTTCCCCGTGACCCTCTTCGTGAACACCGATGCCGTCGGGACTCCCGGCTACCTCGATTGGGATGAGCTGCGGGCGCTGGCCCGGGAGGGGGTCGAAATCGGGAATCACTCGGCCTCCCATGCCTACCTGGTGGAAAATCTCCCCGGAGAGGACGACAAAGCATGGCGGGAGCGGGTGGGGGGGGATTTGATCCGCGCCCAGCGGCAACTGGAGCGGGAGCTCGGAGGGACGTCACGGCTCTTCGCTTACCCCTATGGGGAGTATTCACCCGGGCTGCTCGAGGTGGTCAGGGACCTGGGGTTCTCCGGCGCAGCGGCACAGCAGTCCGGGGTTGCGGCCCATGGGGCGGATCTTTTCACCCTCCCACGCTTTCCCATGGGCGGAGCGTATGCCACCCTGGAGGGGTTCCGGGACAAACTCGCCATGAGGCACCTGGCGGTGAAGGTCGTCTCTCCGGTCAGCCCGATCATCGGGGCTGAGGACCCGCCGGTCCTGATCGTGGAGATCCCCGTCGGGGAGGTCGATCTCAGCCGGCTGCGCTGTTTCGTTCAGGGGCAGGGCGAGGCACGCATAAGTCGGGATCCGGCCGCACCGGGGAGGTTTCGCGTCCAGGCCCTGCAACTTCTCTCTGGAAGGCGCAACAAGTACACCCTGACTGCACCGTCCCTGGACGGCAGGCGGTGGTACTGGTTCAGCCAGTTGTGGGTTCGCAGGGGGACGGTGGAGCGGTGA
- a CDS encoding secondary thiamine-phosphate synthase enzyme YjbQ produces the protein MKSYRKELWFQVPTRRAYLNITPDVGRCLAESGIREGLVLVNAMHITASVFVNDDEPGLHHDFDLWLEKLAPHEPVSGYRHNVGEDNADGHLKRQVMGREAVVAVTEGALDFGPWEQIFYGEFDGRRKKRVLVKIIGE, from the coding sequence ATGAAATCGTATCGCAAAGAGTTGTGGTTTCAGGTGCCGACGCGCAGGGCCTATCTCAACATAACTCCCGACGTGGGGCGCTGCCTGGCCGAAAGCGGGATTCGTGAGGGGCTGGTCCTGGTCAATGCCATGCACATCACCGCATCGGTATTCGTCAACGACGACGAGCCGGGCCTGCATCACGACTTTGATCTCTGGCTGGAGAAACTCGCCCCCCATGAGCCCGTATCCGGCTATCGCCACAACGTGGGCGAGGATAACGCTGACGGCCACCTGAAGAGGCAGGTCATGGGGCGGGAGGCGGTGGTGGCGGTGACCGAAGGGGCGCTCGATTTCGGTCCCTGGGAGCAGATTTTCTACGGCGAGTTCGACGGCCGCCGGAAAAAGCGCGTCCTGGTCAAAATCATCGGGGAGTGA